AAAATGGGCGCACTTGCAAACGAGGTGCGTGCAGAAGTAACAGAATCTCTCGATGCGCGCATGGTTATCTTAGAAGAGCAGGCCATCAATGAAAAGCTGAAGAGCGAAACGATTGATATTTCTTTGCCAGGCCGTCCGGCAAAATCAGGAAATCCACATCCATTAACACGTGTTGTCGAAGAAATCGAAGACTTATTTCTTTCAATGGGCTATGAAATTGCGGAAGGCCCAGAAGTCGAAAAGGATTATTATAATTTCGAAGCGCTCAACTTGCCAAAAGGGCATCCAGCGCGAGACATGCAAGATTCTTTCTATATAACGGAAGATATTCTACTGCGTACGCATACGTCACCGGTACAAGCACGCACGATGGAAGCGAAAGGCGGAGAGCCAATTAAGATCATCTGCCCGGGCAAAGTGTACCGCCGCGATAACGACGACGCGACGCATTCACATCAGTTCACGCAAATCGAAGGGCTCGTTGTTGGAGAAGACATCCGCATGAGCGATTTGAAAGGGACCTTGTCGGTTTTCGCTAAGAAAATGTTCGGCGATGACCGCGAAATCCGCCTGCGTCCGAGCTTCTTCCCGTTCACGGAACCTTCCGTTGAAATGGACATCTCCTGCTTTAAATGCGGCGGTGACGGATGTAATGTCTGCAAAAAAACCGGCTGGATCGAAATTCTCGGCGCGGGCATGGTACATCCGAACGTTCTGGAAATGGCCGGCTATGATTCGAAGCGCCTGACAGGATTCGCGTTCGGCATGGGGCCAGAACGCATTGCGATGCTGAAATACGGCATCGAAGACATCCGCCATTTCTACACGAACGACGTGCGTTTCTTAACGCAATTTCAACGGACGGAACTTTAAGGAGGAACTTTCATGTTAGTATCGACAAAATGGTTAAAAGAATATGTAAATACACAAGAATTGCCGCCGGCAGAACTCGGAGAGAAAATCACCCGGGCAGGCATCGAAGTCGACGCAGTGCTCGACCGTTCAGAAGGCTTGGCGAATTTAGTCGTTGGTTACGTGACGGACTGCGTGAAGCATCCAGAAGCGGATAAACTATCGATTTGCCAAGTGGATGTCGGAGGCGGGGAAATCGACCAGATCATCTGCGGCGCACCGAATATCGCTAAAGGCCAGTCGGTTATCGTAGCGCGTCCGGGCGCAAAACTTCCAGGCGGCATGAAGATCAAGAAAGCGAAGTTGCGTGGTGAAGTGTCGAACGGCATGATTTGTTCACTTCAGGAACTCGGCATCGAATCGAAATTGGTTCCGAAAAACTACGCAGAAGGCATTTATGTTTTACCGGAACAAGTGGCACCGGGTACGGATGTATTGTCCTATCTCGACTTGGATGACACGGTCCTTGAACTTGGCCTCACACCGAACCGCGCGGATGCGATGAGCATGCTTGGCGTGGCTTATGAAGTGGGCGCGATTTTGGAAGAGGACGTACGGTTGCCTGAAATCGACTACCCAGAAGCGGCGGATCGTGCAGAAAGCATGCTATCGCTCGAAGTGGATGCGCCTGAAGCGAATCCGCTTTATGTCGCGAAAGTAGTACGTAATATTAAAGTGAAAGAATCGCCGCTATGGTTGCAGCAACGTTTAATGGCAGCTGGCGTCCGTCCGCATAATAATGTCGTCGACGTGACGAATTATGTGTTGATGGAATATGGCCAGCCGCTTCACGCCTTCGATTATGATTCACTGGGCTCTGGAAATATTACTGTTCGCCAGGCAAAAGAAGGCGAAAAAATCACCACGCTGGACGATACGGAACGTACGTTATCCGCGCATCAATTGGTTATCACCAACGGTACGGATCCTGTTGCACTTGCGGGTGTCATGGGCGGCGCCAATTCTGAAGTGAGCGAAGAGACGACAACAGTTGTCATCGAATCTGCTTATTTCGCTGCCGATTCCGTTCGCCGCACATCGAAAGACCATAATTTGAGA
This is a stretch of genomic DNA from Planococcus maritimus. It encodes these proteins:
- the pheS gene encoding phenylalanine--tRNA ligase subunit alpha — encoded protein: MEARLQELKNEALDKIQSAQTVKELTDVRVAYLGKKGPITDVLKGMGKLPAEERPKMGALANEVRAEVTESLDARMVILEEQAINEKLKSETIDISLPGRPAKSGNPHPLTRVVEEIEDLFLSMGYEIAEGPEVEKDYYNFEALNLPKGHPARDMQDSFYITEDILLRTHTSPVQARTMEAKGGEPIKIICPGKVYRRDNDDATHSHQFTQIEGLVVGEDIRMSDLKGTLSVFAKKMFGDDREIRLRPSFFPFTEPSVEMDISCFKCGGDGCNVCKKTGWIEILGAGMVHPNVLEMAGYDSKRLTGFAFGMGPERIAMLKYGIEDIRHFYTNDVRFLTQFQRTEL